One window of Corynebacterium sp. P3-F1 genomic DNA carries:
- the odhI gene encoding oxoglutarate dehydrogenase inhibitor Odhl, whose translation MSENTGTPEAQVETTSVFRADLLKEMETGATTASEHVGGVEGLPAGEALLVVKRGPNAGARFLLDQDTTTAGRHPEADIFLDDVTVSRRHAEFRRNDGEFEVVDVGSLNGTYVNREPRNSQTLSTGDEIQIGKFRLVFIADED comes from the coding sequence ATGAGCGAGAACACCGGTACACCGGAGGCACAGGTAGAGACCACCTCTGTCTTCCGTGCGGATCTTCTGAAGGAGATGGAAACGGGAGCTACCACCGCCTCTGAGCACGTCGGTGGCGTGGAGGGCCTGCCTGCCGGCGAAGCACTGCTGGTGGTCAAGCGTGGCCCGAACGCTGGTGCACGCTTCCTGCTTGATCAGGACACAACGACAGCGGGCCGCCACCCGGAGGCGGACATATTCCTCGACGATGTCACTGTGTCGCGCCGGCACGCAGAATTCCGCCGCAACGACGGCGAGTTCGAGGTCGTCGATGTCGGATCTCTGAACGGCACCTACGTGAACCGTGAACCGCGTAATTCCCAGACGCTGTCCACCGGCGACGAGATTCAAATCGGCAAATTCCGCCTCGTGTTCATTGCGGACGAGGATTAG
- a CDS encoding PHB depolymerase family esterase translates to MPNCRSRRIARTVTVDGIERSYQCSVPITIGAGNHGKPLPVILVVHGKGDNGLDFLIGTNLGTANAIVAAPTGQGLAWSPAPYAVTTVEEDTALIDAILADIFAAYPVDERRIYLAGFSNGGGFATVLAVNDPERYAGVATVAGAIRTDLNRIASGAPIDYLNIHGTWDDVVPYEGQNRGSLGLILPAGDVTEAFRKRNGDRARTVHIPVEGMNHEWPAGVWARSRGIDVTEEILGFFGMETLT, encoded by the coding sequence ATGCCAAATTGTCGGAGCCGAAGGATTGCCCGCACCGTCACCGTGGACGGCATTGAGCGCTCCTACCAGTGCTCCGTCCCTATCACGATTGGCGCCGGCAACCATGGCAAGCCTTTGCCGGTGATCCTGGTTGTCCACGGCAAAGGCGACAACGGCCTCGACTTCCTGATCGGAACCAATCTGGGCACGGCGAACGCCATTGTCGCCGCCCCGACGGGCCAGGGCTTGGCCTGGAGCCCCGCCCCCTATGCGGTCACGACGGTGGAGGAAGACACTGCGTTGATCGATGCGATCCTCGCGGATATCTTTGCGGCGTATCCCGTCGATGAGAGGCGGATCTATTTGGCGGGCTTCTCCAACGGCGGCGGCTTTGCCACCGTGCTAGCCGTCAACGACCCCGAGAGATACGCCGGTGTGGCGACGGTTGCTGGTGCAATTCGCACTGATCTGAACCGGATCGCTTCCGGAGCACCGATCGATTACCTGAACATCCACGGCACCTGGGACGATGTGGTGCCATATGAGGGACAAAACCGCGGTTCGCTCGGGCTGATTCTTCCCGCCGGGGACGTCACTGAGGCCTTTCGGAAGCGCAACGGGGACCGCGCCCGCACAGTTCACATTCCTGTCGAGGGAATGAACCATGAGTGGCCGGCGGGGGTGTGGGCCCGCAGCCGAGGCATCGACGTGACCGAGGAGATTCTTGGTTTCTTCGGTATGGAAACGCTGACCTAA
- the der gene encoding ribosome biogenesis GTPase Der encodes MTGQNDSFARHNDEEDLEETQFQYTQFNPDDYEGEVVSEYEAYEQAYEDDIKEEFGEDFDDSEFGPADFGADDGEGEFGDYEDEYEYTDEEWEEIGEAFGITPDGHIEEALPTVAIVGRPNVGKSTLVNRFLGRREAVVEDHPGVTRDRVSYLADWNGQRFWVQDTGGWDPDAKGIHASIAHQSEAAMEDADVIVMVVDAHVGVTDSDAFMARNLQRSDVPVLLVANKFESESQWGDVAEFYSLGLGDPWPVSALHGRGGADVLDEIVKAFPEEPKAAASITEGPRRVALVGKPNVGKSSLLNKLSKSDRAVVDNVAGTTVDPVDELIQLDERLWRFIDTAGLRKKVKNATGHEYYASLRTRGTIDAAEVCVVLIDASQEITEQDQRVISMVLEAGKAMVIAFNKWDLMDEDRRYYFDREFDLQLNQLPWVSKINISAETGRGLHRLEKEMVTALENWDKRISTGQLNNWMREAIAANPPPMKNNRLPKVLFATMVSTRPPTIVLFTTGFLDGGYRRYLERKFREQFGYHGTPVRFAVRVRERNPRRR; translated from the coding sequence ATGACCGGACAGAACGATTCCTTTGCTAGGCACAACGATGAAGAGGACCTGGAAGAAACCCAGTTCCAGTACACGCAGTTCAACCCGGACGACTACGAAGGCGAAGTCGTCTCCGAATACGAGGCCTACGAGCAGGCCTATGAGGACGACATCAAAGAAGAGTTCGGAGAAGACTTCGACGATTCCGAGTTCGGTCCCGCTGATTTCGGCGCGGACGACGGTGAGGGCGAGTTCGGTGACTACGAAGACGAGTATGAATACACCGACGAAGAGTGGGAGGAGATCGGGGAGGCCTTCGGAATCACCCCGGACGGCCACATCGAGGAAGCCCTGCCGACCGTGGCCATCGTGGGGCGCCCGAATGTGGGCAAATCCACGCTGGTCAACCGTTTCCTCGGCCGACGTGAAGCCGTCGTCGAGGACCATCCGGGTGTGACCCGCGATCGTGTGAGCTACCTCGCGGACTGGAACGGGCAGCGTTTCTGGGTGCAGGACACCGGCGGTTGGGACCCGGACGCGAAGGGCATTCACGCCTCGATCGCGCACCAGTCGGAAGCGGCGATGGAGGATGCAGACGTCATCGTCATGGTCGTTGACGCCCACGTGGGCGTAACGGATTCCGACGCATTCATGGCGCGCAACCTGCAGCGCTCCGATGTGCCGGTGCTCCTGGTGGCCAATAAATTCGAATCCGAGTCGCAGTGGGGCGATGTCGCCGAGTTCTACTCACTCGGCCTGGGCGACCCGTGGCCAGTCTCGGCGCTGCACGGCCGCGGCGGTGCGGACGTCCTCGACGAGATCGTCAAAGCGTTTCCGGAGGAGCCGAAGGCGGCGGCCTCGATCACGGAGGGCCCGCGCCGCGTAGCACTCGTGGGCAAACCGAATGTGGGCAAGTCGAGTCTGCTGAATAAGCTCTCCAAGTCCGACCGCGCCGTCGTGGACAATGTCGCCGGCACGACTGTAGACCCAGTGGACGAGCTCATTCAGCTCGACGAGAGGCTGTGGCGTTTCATCGACACAGCAGGCCTGCGCAAAAAGGTCAAGAATGCTACCGGGCACGAATACTACGCGTCCCTGCGCACCCGCGGAACGATCGATGCCGCCGAGGTGTGCGTCGTGCTTATCGACGCCTCCCAGGAAATCACCGAGCAAGACCAGCGCGTCATCTCGATGGTGCTCGAAGCGGGCAAGGCCATGGTCATCGCCTTCAATAAATGGGACCTCATGGACGAGGACCGCCGCTACTACTTCGACCGGGAATTCGACCTGCAGTTGAATCAGCTGCCGTGGGTGTCCAAGATCAACATTTCCGCCGAGACGGGCCGTGGCCTGCACCGCCTAGAGAAGGAAATGGTCACCGCGCTGGAGAATTGGGATAAGCGCATCTCCACCGGCCAGCTGAATAACTGGATGCGCGAGGCGATCGCGGCGAACCCGCCGCCGATGAAGAACAACCGCCTGCCGAAGGTCCTCTTCGCCACGATGGTGAGCACCCGTCCGCCGACAATCGTGCTTTTCACTACCGGCTTCCTCGACGGCGGCTACCGCCGCTACTTGGAGCGTAAGTTCCGCGAGCAGTTCGGTTACCACGGCACACCGGTCCGGTTCGCGGTGCGCGTGCGCGAGCGCAACCCGCGGCGCCGGTAG
- a CDS encoding bifunctional nuclease family protein codes for MSTVPVSLCGVFPVGPENFLCAVLLWEERRRFLPIWLSPVGGAQLLGRIGEWEPTRPDTHNLLVDIIEQSTSGVAAVELTGYYNGVYLAQVTMEDGAEIDCRPTDALALALMLDRPIEVEEDVLSHASLWLSADDAAAYFDIEFDDDVAVDSGSPDADRGNSASGDIQADLDFENLMRELGVDEKDLGIGDAPDTQDDSGED; via the coding sequence ATGAGCACTGTTCCAGTTTCGCTGTGCGGGGTTTTTCCGGTTGGGCCGGAGAATTTCCTGTGCGCAGTTCTCCTGTGGGAAGAACGCCGGCGTTTTCTGCCGATCTGGCTTTCGCCAGTAGGTGGAGCTCAGCTCTTGGGAAGGATTGGGGAGTGGGAGCCAACCCGCCCCGACACGCACAACCTGCTCGTCGACATCATTGAGCAGTCGACGTCTGGGGTCGCGGCGGTCGAGCTGACCGGTTATTACAACGGTGTGTACCTGGCCCAGGTGACTATGGAAGACGGTGCCGAGATCGATTGCCGCCCAACCGATGCTCTCGCGCTGGCCCTCATGCTGGATCGGCCGATCGAGGTCGAAGAAGATGTGCTGAGCCACGCGTCCCTGTGGCTGAGCGCAGATGACGCCGCCGCATATTTCGATATCGAGTTCGACGATGATGTCGCGGTGGATTCTGGATCGCCCGACGCTGACCGCGGCAACTCTGCCAGCGGCGATATACAGGCCGACTTGGATTTCGAGAACCTCATGCGTGAGCTGGGCGTGGACGAGAAGGATCTCGGAATCGGTGATGCTCCTGATACGCAAGATGACAGTGGGGAAGACTGA
- a CDS encoding class I SAM-dependent methyltransferase, whose translation MNTHPEPRHFKPSAKENPGFVTDAARVRTATAFRSGSDDYDDVRPTYPPDVAELVAEARSLIDVGAGTGKLTSTLLRPGRFVGALDPSMSMLGMLRSRLPDVPVWRATAEATALAGGSMDAYVSAQTWHWVDTAAASAEADRVVAQGGALMLCWNTLDVSHPWVLRLSRISHSGDVHREGFYPTVTAPWKLQRELRTRWFEAVTPEHLFALARTRSYWLRANEATRQKVAANLNWYLYDRLGFDPGQPIPLPYRTDAFLYRRAGED comes from the coding sequence ATGAATACGCACCCGGAGCCGCGGCATTTCAAGCCGAGCGCGAAAGAGAATCCGGGTTTTGTCACCGATGCAGCTCGCGTACGCACAGCAACCGCGTTCAGGTCCGGCTCGGATGATTACGACGATGTCCGCCCAACCTATCCGCCAGATGTCGCTGAGCTCGTCGCCGAGGCGCGTTCGCTTATCGACGTGGGCGCAGGCACAGGAAAACTCACCTCCACGCTGCTCCGACCGGGGCGGTTCGTGGGGGCGCTGGATCCATCGATGAGCATGCTCGGCATGCTGCGTTCCCGGCTTCCGGACGTACCGGTGTGGCGCGCCACGGCGGAAGCCACTGCCCTAGCGGGGGGCAGCATGGACGCATACGTGAGTGCGCAGACGTGGCATTGGGTCGACACGGCGGCTGCGTCTGCGGAAGCCGACAGAGTCGTCGCCCAAGGCGGCGCTCTGATGCTGTGCTGGAACACACTCGATGTCTCCCACCCGTGGGTGTTGCGCTTGTCGCGCATCAGCCACTCCGGGGACGTGCACCGTGAAGGCTTCTACCCCACCGTCACCGCTCCGTGGAAGCTGCAGCGAGAGTTGCGCACTCGCTGGTTCGAGGCAGTGACGCCGGAGCACCTTTTCGCGCTCGCGCGCACCCGGTCCTACTGGCTGCGTGCGAATGAAGCCACACGGCAGAAAGTCGCTGCCAACTTGAATTGGTATCTCTACGACCGTCTCGGTTTCGATCCCGGCCAGCCGATTCCGCTGCCTTACCGCACGGACGCCTTCCTGTACAGGCGCGCAGGAGAAGACTAA
- a CDS encoding PHB depolymerase family esterase, producing the protein MKRHTRITAASAALVLTASALGACGDRKDDLQVTDAANESREELAEVEADFSGEPSTFTQTMKVAGREREYMVTTPPNVDEREGLPLIFVFHGYKMTDKSMRSMTEFDKANAVVVYMQGVNSAWAPAPYAATSGDEDLEFFDAVRQEMLDKYPIDPSRVFAAGHSNGGGFAAYTACNRAHQLTGIGTVSAAYYDTVFDGCSSIPTKQIDFHGTNDSVIKYDGGVRHGADYEPVAEVMEQAAQRNYCEETPDEETIDRPGEEFMWEGCDAQLRHYRLDGSGHIWPGSDSDKGPGENTADDFATREILDFFGVSYRANLG; encoded by the coding sequence GTGAAACGACACACACGCATCACCGCCGCGAGTGCGGCACTTGTGCTCACAGCCTCCGCGCTGGGGGCGTGCGGGGACCGCAAGGACGACCTCCAGGTGACGGACGCTGCCAACGAGTCGCGTGAGGAGCTCGCTGAGGTTGAAGCTGATTTCTCCGGCGAGCCGAGCACCTTCACCCAAACGATGAAGGTCGCCGGCCGGGAACGCGAGTATATGGTCACCACCCCTCCGAATGTGGACGAGCGTGAAGGCCTCCCTCTGATTTTCGTCTTCCACGGGTACAAGATGACCGACAAATCTATGCGTTCAATGACGGAATTCGACAAAGCTAACGCCGTTGTCGTGTACATGCAAGGGGTGAATAGTGCGTGGGCACCCGCGCCTTACGCTGCCACCTCCGGCGATGAGGACCTCGAATTTTTCGATGCGGTGCGCCAGGAAATGCTCGACAAATACCCGATCGACCCGTCGCGCGTCTTTGCTGCCGGGCATTCGAACGGCGGCGGGTTCGCTGCGTACACCGCCTGCAACCGCGCGCACCAACTCACTGGTATCGGAACAGTCTCAGCCGCTTACTACGACACCGTTTTTGACGGGTGCTCTTCGATCCCAACGAAGCAGATCGACTTTCACGGAACAAACGACAGCGTGATCAAATACGACGGCGGTGTCCGCCACGGTGCTGATTACGAGCCCGTAGCCGAGGTGATGGAGCAGGCGGCGCAGAGAAACTACTGCGAAGAGACTCCCGACGAGGAGACGATTGACCGTCCCGGCGAAGAGTTCATGTGGGAAGGCTGCGATGCTCAGCTACGCCACTACCGCCTCGACGGCAGCGGGCACATCTGGCCCGGCAGCGACAGTGACAAAGGCCCGGGGGAGAATACCGCCGACGATTTTGCCACCCGTGAGATCCTCGACTTCTTCGGTGTTTCCTACCGCGCGAACCTGGGTTAA
- the secA2 gene encoding accessory Sec system translocase SecA2 translates to MGKFDWFWKAMGSSTERNDKKSKGIVSQAHGLIDSYAQRSDAELVEAIRGTVAGGKITAKADFLAVLSVASSRALGMTPFEVQNQAVLRLLEGDVIQMATGEGKTLVGAMAATGFALTGKRVHLITVNNYLAARDADWMRPLVEFFGLTVASVTEASNREERINAYRSDIVYAPVAEIGFDHLRDNQITHRDQTVQVRADVALVDEADSVLVDEALVPLVLAGAKPGEQATGKITEAVSHLVEGKDYTIDSDRRNVFLTDEGASKVERALGIDSLYSDENIGTVLVRVNLALHAKALLIRDVHYIVQDGKIDLVDASRGRVAELQRWPDGLQAAVESKEGLDVSEGGRILDQITLQALMRRYPMVCGMTGTAVEATDQLRQFYDLHVSVIDRAKELRRFDEADRIYATMDEKFAAIVDEIAHIHSTGQPVLVGTHDVAESETLADSLRERGISVNVLNAKNDAEEARIVAEAGDLGRVTVSTQMAGRGTDIRLGGADEADRDAVVELGGLAVIGTARHRTARLDNQLRGRAGRQGDPGLSVFFVSLEDDIVTAGGADERVSTQPDTDGRIESKRVQDFIEHCQRVTEGQLLEIHAQTWKYNQLLADHREIVDKRRASLLDTDQAWRELAERDPARAGELEGQRIDRGVLEQAARDIMLFHLDDEWSEHLALMDDVRESIHLRAIARETPITEFHRIAVREFKELANRAVERATDSFGAVTIDGDGAHLADAGWKRPNATWTYMVSDNPLSGGGNSVISGIASIFR, encoded by the coding sequence ATGGGCAAGTTTGACTGGTTCTGGAAAGCGATGGGCTCGTCCACCGAGCGCAACGACAAGAAATCCAAGGGCATTGTCTCGCAGGCGCACGGCTTGATCGACAGCTATGCGCAGCGCAGCGACGCGGAACTGGTCGAGGCGATCCGGGGGACGGTCGCCGGCGGGAAGATCACGGCCAAAGCGGATTTCTTGGCGGTTCTGTCTGTGGCATCGTCCCGAGCGCTTGGCATGACGCCGTTCGAGGTACAGAACCAAGCGGTGCTCCGCCTGCTCGAGGGCGATGTGATCCAGATGGCCACGGGTGAAGGCAAGACCCTTGTTGGTGCGATGGCGGCGACGGGTTTCGCGCTCACCGGGAAGCGGGTGCATCTGATCACGGTGAACAACTACCTTGCTGCGCGCGATGCGGACTGGATGCGCCCGCTGGTCGAGTTCTTCGGTCTTACGGTCGCGTCGGTGACCGAAGCCTCTAACCGTGAGGAACGCATCAACGCCTACCGCAGCGACATAGTCTACGCCCCGGTCGCCGAGATCGGCTTCGACCACCTGCGCGACAACCAGATCACGCACCGCGACCAGACGGTCCAGGTCCGCGCCGACGTCGCGCTTGTAGACGAGGCCGACAGCGTGCTTGTCGACGAAGCCTTGGTGCCCCTCGTCCTCGCCGGCGCCAAGCCGGGGGAGCAGGCCACCGGCAAGATCACTGAGGCGGTGTCGCATCTGGTGGAGGGCAAGGACTACACCATCGACTCCGACCGCAGGAACGTCTTCCTCACCGATGAGGGGGCGTCCAAGGTGGAGCGCGCCCTCGGCATCGATTCGTTGTACTCCGACGAGAACATCGGCACCGTGCTTGTGCGGGTGAACCTCGCCCTACACGCCAAGGCGCTGCTCATCCGGGACGTGCACTACATCGTCCAGGACGGCAAGATCGACCTTGTCGACGCGTCGCGCGGCCGCGTCGCAGAGCTGCAGCGCTGGCCGGATGGGCTTCAAGCTGCCGTGGAGTCCAAAGAAGGCCTCGACGTTTCCGAGGGCGGGCGCATCCTCGACCAGATCACGCTGCAGGCCCTCATGCGCCGCTACCCGATGGTCTGCGGGATGACCGGTACTGCGGTCGAAGCGACCGACCAGCTGCGCCAGTTCTACGACCTCCACGTCTCTGTGATCGACCGGGCCAAGGAATTACGCCGCTTCGACGAAGCCGACCGCATCTACGCCACCATGGACGAGAAATTCGCCGCCATCGTTGATGAAATCGCCCACATTCATTCCACCGGACAGCCGGTGCTAGTGGGCACACACGACGTGGCCGAATCCGAAACGCTGGCAGATTCCCTGCGCGAGCGCGGCATCTCAGTCAACGTGCTTAACGCGAAGAACGATGCCGAAGAAGCCCGCATTGTCGCGGAAGCCGGCGATCTCGGCCGTGTGACTGTGTCCACCCAGATGGCCGGGCGCGGCACCGACATCCGGCTGGGAGGCGCGGACGAAGCTGACCGCGATGCCGTGGTAGAGCTCGGCGGCCTCGCCGTTATCGGAACTGCCCGCCACCGCACCGCGCGACTGGACAACCAGCTTCGCGGCCGTGCCGGGCGCCAGGGCGACCCTGGGCTGAGCGTGTTCTTCGTGTCTCTGGAAGACGACATCGTCACAGCCGGAGGGGCCGATGAACGTGTGAGCACCCAGCCCGACACAGACGGCCGGATCGAGTCCAAGCGGGTGCAGGACTTCATCGAGCACTGCCAACGCGTCACGGAGGGGCAACTGCTGGAAATTCACGCGCAGACGTGGAAATACAACCAGTTGCTGGCGGACCACAGGGAGATCGTCGATAAGCGGCGCGCGTCGCTGCTGGACACCGATCAAGCGTGGCGCGAACTCGCCGAACGCGACCCGGCGCGTGCTGGTGAACTGGAGGGGCAGAGGATCGACCGCGGCGTGCTCGAACAAGCGGCGCGCGACATCATGCTGTTCCACCTCGACGACGAATGGTCCGAACACCTCGCACTCATGGACGATGTGCGCGAATCGATCCACCTCCGTGCTATCGCCCGCGAAACCCCCATTACCGAGTTCCATCGAATCGCCGTGCGGGAATTCAAGGAACTGGCCAACCGTGCAGTGGAGCGCGCTACGGACTCCTTCGGAGCCGTGACTATCGACGGCGACGGTGCGCACCTCGCAGATGCCGGATGGAAACGGCCGAATGCGACATGGACCTACATGGTCTCCGACAACCCACTGTCCGGCGGAGGAAACTCCGTTATTTCCGGCATAGCCAGCATTTTCCGTTGA
- a CDS encoding DUF418 domain-containing protein has product MKTRTQQGAGVSKVRYIAPDVARGMALLGIALANVPTNWLASHDAAHSEFFGGTGADPSALDIVLIIFQAMFVHVRGLAMFSMLLGMGIGMIVGSLWRRGYTNRAAKKVVLKRYFFLFCFGLVHLVFFFPGDILTAYGICGMVTALLIGGSDRVLRIVSGVLLGLWCAYCALGALMIFIQGPGAPILSMDMFYGDMQPTYVDQLHHAVGVLGAHAFPTLSILPLVLLGFVWGRERVMQDVDGYAGRLWAWVIVTVLVILFVGFPFGLSSVGVLPYEWEPGFALLNQALGRLTGPGILAAVMLAMRPVQRRINEGAAVPGWLASFNALGKRSMTGYLGQTLILFPLTSVFLLGIGHDFPIAGQMALATGVWLVTLLAAWLMERRGIPGPFEKLHRTMSYGRDGLPQHYELTSHELQQGPDGIKYGYKQKIDGHWQFALPEAEAVRTGSP; this is encoded by the coding sequence ATGAAAACTCGGACACAGCAAGGCGCGGGAGTGAGCAAAGTGCGCTACATCGCGCCGGATGTCGCACGGGGTATGGCCCTGTTGGGCATCGCGCTGGCGAATGTGCCCACCAATTGGCTTGCCTCACACGATGCCGCTCACTCAGAATTCTTCGGTGGGACAGGAGCGGATCCGAGTGCTCTGGACATAGTCCTGATTATTTTCCAGGCGATGTTCGTCCACGTGCGTGGTTTGGCGATGTTCTCCATGCTGCTCGGCATGGGGATCGGAATGATCGTGGGAAGTCTGTGGCGGCGCGGTTACACCAACAGGGCCGCGAAGAAGGTGGTACTGAAGCGGTACTTCTTCCTCTTCTGCTTCGGTCTCGTGCACCTAGTGTTCTTCTTTCCGGGCGACATTCTCACCGCGTACGGCATCTGCGGAATGGTGACTGCTCTGCTCATCGGAGGCAGCGACAGAGTCCTGCGGATTGTCTCAGGCGTTTTGCTCGGACTCTGGTGTGCCTACTGCGCACTCGGGGCGCTCATGATCTTCATTCAGGGGCCGGGCGCCCCGATACTGTCCATGGACATGTTCTACGGCGATATGCAGCCGACATACGTCGACCAGCTCCACCACGCTGTGGGGGTGCTGGGTGCGCACGCCTTCCCCACCCTGTCCATCCTGCCCCTTGTCCTCCTCGGGTTCGTGTGGGGGCGTGAGCGGGTGATGCAGGATGTGGACGGGTATGCCGGCCGCCTGTGGGCGTGGGTGATCGTCACGGTGCTCGTAATCCTCTTCGTAGGCTTTCCGTTCGGGCTGTCATCGGTGGGTGTGCTGCCCTACGAGTGGGAACCGGGCTTCGCCCTCCTCAATCAAGCGCTAGGGCGACTGACGGGGCCGGGGATTCTCGCCGCGGTGATGCTTGCGATGCGTCCGGTGCAGCGCCGGATCAACGAGGGTGCGGCTGTTCCCGGCTGGCTCGCTTCCTTCAACGCCCTAGGCAAGCGGTCCATGACGGGATACCTCGGCCAGACCCTCATCCTGTTCCCGCTCACATCTGTGTTCCTGCTCGGCATTGGGCACGACTTCCCCATTGCCGGGCAGATGGCTTTGGCCACAGGAGTGTGGCTGGTGACTCTCTTGGCCGCATGGTTGATGGAGCGGCGGGGAATCCCCGGCCCGTTCGAGAAACTGCACCGGACGATGTCCTATGGGCGCGATGGGCTACCGCAGCACTACGAGCTCACGTCGCACGAGCTCCAGCAAGGACCTGATGGAATCAAGTACGGCTACAAACAAAAGATTGACGGCCATTGGCAATTCGCATTGCCAGAAGCGGAGGCTGTCAGAACCGGCTCCCCTTAA
- a CDS encoding MerR family transcriptional regulator, producing MSIGVVIKCLSEEFPDVTVSKIRFLESEGLISPERTQSGYRRFTEADVERLRYILTTQRDNYLPLKVIREQLEAMDSGKVTAVMTGQSAAQPLIAPEQFAAPAATRLTDEDVAEHADCAPEIVAQCIDAGLIVPDASGLFTVDDVRVVSTAVSLTEFGLDSRHLKRISQSASRQADVISQVTEPVAKSGRAAAKQEASEISQQMTALVVSLHAALVKNELRRGLS from the coding sequence ATGTCTATCGGCGTGGTGATCAAGTGCCTTAGCGAGGAGTTTCCGGATGTCACCGTGTCTAAGATCCGGTTCCTCGAATCGGAGGGGCTCATCAGCCCCGAGCGCACCCAGTCCGGTTACCGCCGTTTCACCGAAGCGGATGTGGAGAGACTGCGCTACATCCTGACCACCCAGCGCGACAACTACCTGCCGTTGAAGGTGATTCGGGAGCAGCTCGAGGCGATGGACTCGGGCAAGGTCACGGCGGTGATGACCGGCCAAAGCGCGGCCCAGCCACTCATCGCACCAGAGCAATTCGCCGCACCGGCAGCGACCCGTCTCACCGACGAAGATGTTGCCGAGCATGCCGATTGCGCGCCCGAGATCGTTGCGCAATGCATCGATGCCGGATTGATCGTTCCAGACGCTTCCGGCCTGTTCACCGTCGATGATGTTCGCGTGGTCTCTACAGCTGTTTCGCTGACCGAGTTCGGCTTGGACTCCCGTCATTTGAAACGCATCAGCCAGTCCGCCAGCCGCCAGGCGGATGTGATCAGCCAGGTCACGGAGCCCGTAGCCAAATCGGGGCGCGCGGCTGCCAAGCAAGAGGCCAGCGAGATTAGTCAGCAAATGACAGCTCTTGTGGTGTCGCTCCACGCCGCACTGGTCAAGAACGAACTCCGCCGCGGATTGTCTTAA
- a CDS encoding MerR family transcriptional regulator, with translation MDSVNAADGIEAPVQETLFDLGPSDEVGYRVPIACQVAGITYRQLDYWARTDLVRPSIRNATGSGSQRLYSFKDILVLKIVKGLLDTGISLQNIRLAVDKLRDRGINEISEITLVSDGTTVYECRSNDEIIDLLGGGQGVFGIAVPQIVKELTGTISAFPSERIGGIDDSDDGNVVALDELADRRRRRSS, from the coding sequence ATCGATAGCGTGAACGCCGCCGACGGCATCGAAGCGCCGGTTCAGGAGACCCTTTTTGACCTGGGCCCCTCCGACGAGGTCGGCTACCGCGTCCCGATCGCATGCCAGGTCGCCGGTATCACGTACCGGCAGCTCGACTACTGGGCACGCACCGATCTGGTCCGGCCTTCCATCCGCAACGCAACGGGATCCGGCTCGCAGCGCCTGTACTCCTTCAAAGACATACTCGTCCTGAAGATTGTGAAGGGACTGCTGGACACGGGTATTTCGCTGCAGAACATTCGCCTCGCCGTGGACAAGCTGCGTGACCGCGGAATCAATGAGATTTCTGAAATCACCCTTGTCTCTGACGGCACCACTGTCTACGAGTGCCGCAGCAACGACGAGATCATTGACCTCCTCGGAGGGGGCCAGGGAGTGTTCGGCATCGCCGTCCCGCAGATTGTCAAGGAACTCACCGGTACTATCTCCGCGTTCCCGTCGGAGCGCATCGGTGGTATTGATGACAGCGATGACGGCAACGTCGTCGCGCTCGACGAGCTGGCTGACCGTCGTCGCCGCCGTAGCTCGTAG